One stretch of Epinephelus lanceolatus isolate andai-2023 chromosome 15, ASM4190304v1, whole genome shotgun sequence DNA includes these proteins:
- the zpcx gene encoding zona pellucida protein C, with protein MGTTGIFLCLLLGHLISAQSVIRKQAPPFFEDVPGYFGNFRPFPKMRPFHHIMPLDNMRPPPFERNFDFTPYDTIFSSWRTPSPDFHMLAELPPIMIVPRIEVFCDESKLTVLVDKRSNGDTLTGEELQLGDGCYSNRELPNQFVFTYSVDECGTTADVMQNGLVRYTNSLHLDLKKLPSTWWQTPSSVHISCVPKRSYDNLFDSMTFPENGKTFSIKAMNPSWTSTADSNVYKRGQVVNFQVSAKTRPEQQLFIQSCFVSASPEPQTRRKHAVIMNKGCTAPLGSPHAVAQFVASDRADVVNFVLNTSYLISELFIHCTVLVTDQGVTSGSKSCNYNMIQSRWEDVSGNVDVCECCSSKCRGLSVRHLSEDAKATISTGPFVIADNHVVPSVSEPRETFTTPVTDATQSDGAATEDAIVSGTSVSRPPQGVVVLSQDPVARLTLWLPGQVQDDEHSKNIGPESEDNSKVQLQESDAVSNDIPEPQPSTTDQEPLTNEIGDQSVNVGNMLDLDLLTYVVGWVIPPQMEKATFGEESQRKQRFERSEVSEATQEVDIPLVAEMNIHVLNLNDLNQMTDKWTDADLVPQEETNDAPTIRSKIQLTKAGDGSQTLSYEEEVMRKQNGKGVIKSKQEPRQRGLRSAFLDLLRRMDKAE; from the exons ATGGGGACAACAGGGATATTTCTTTGCCTTTTACTTGGGCATTTAATTTCTGCTCAATCAGTGATAAGAAAGCAAGCTCCACCATTTTTTGAGGATGTTCCGGGATATTTTGGCAACTTCAGGCCTTTTCCCAAAATGAGGCCTTTTCACCACATCATGCCTCTTGACAACATGAGGCCTCCTCCATTTGAGAGAAATTTTGACTTCACTCCCTACGACACCATCTTCAGCTCCTGGCGAACCCCAAGCCCTGACTTTCACATGCTCGCTGAGTTACCTCCCATCATGATTGTTCCCAGAATAGAGGTGTTTTGCGATGAATCTAAGCTAACTGTGCTGGTCGATAAGAGATCCAACGGTGACACACTGACTGGAGAGGAGCTACAGTTGGGCGATGGCTGTTACAGTAACAGAGAGCTACCAAACCAATTTGTCTTCACTTACAGTGTGGATGAGTGTGGAACTACTGCAGATGTG ATGCAGAACGGCTTGGTGAGGTATACCAACTCTCTGCACTTGGATCTCAAAAAACTTCCCTCCACCTGGTGGCAAACTCCATCCAGCGTGCACATCTCCTGCGTTCCAAAGAG GTCATATGACAACTTATTTGACTCTATGACATTTCCTGAGAATGGCAAGACCTTTAGCATCAAAGCCATGAATC catCCTGGACCAGCACTGCAGACTCTAATGTCTATAAAAGAGGCCAGGTTGTCAACTTCCAGGTTTCTGCCAAAACCAGGCCAGAGCAGCAGCTTTTCATCCAGTCCTGTTTTGTCTCTGCATCTCCTGAGCCTCAGACTAGACGCAAACATGCAGTCATAATGAATAAAGG GTGCACGGCTCCGTTGGGTTCTCCACATGCTGTCGCACAGTTTGTGGCCTCCGACAGAGCGGATGTGGTTAATTTTGTCCTGAACACATCTTATCTCATTTCTGAg CTGTTCATCCACTGTACCGTCCTCGTCACAGACCAGGGCGTCACCTCTGGTTCTAAATCCTGCAACTATAACATGATCCAGTCAAG ATGGGAGGACGTTAGTGGAAATGTGGATGTGTGCGAGTGCTGTAGTTCAAAGTGTAGAGGCCTGTCCGTCAGGCATCTTTCTGAAG ACGCCAAAGCTACCATCAGCACTGGCCCCTTTGTCATTGCGGACAATCATGTGGTGCCCTCTGTCTCTGAACCACGGGAAACCTTCACCACCCCTGTAACCGACGCCACACAGTCTGACGGTGCAGCCACTGAGGACGCAATTGTTTCTGGTACCTCTGTGTCAAGACCCCCTCAGGGAGTTGTGGTTTTGAGTCAGGACCCTGTTGCCAGACTGACCCTCTGGCTACCTGGACAGGTGCAAGATGATGAACACAGCAAGAATATTGGTCCTGAGTCTGAAGACAACTCGAAAGTTCAGTTACAGGAAAGTGACGCCGTATCAAATGACATTCCTGAGCCACAACCGTCAACTACAGACCAGGAGCCTCTCACAAATGAGATTGGAGATCAAAGTGTAAATGTAGGTAATATGTTGGACCTGGATCTTCTTACATATGTTGTTGGATGGGTAATTCCTCCACAAATGGAAAAAGCAACTTTTGGAGAGGAATCCCAAAGAAAACAGCGTTTCGAAAGATCTGAAGTGTCTGAGGCTACACAAGAAGTTGACATCCCTCTGGTGGCCGAGATGAATATCCATGTCCTAAACCTGAatgatttaaaccaaatgacagacaaGTGGACAGATGCGGATCTGGTGCCCCAAGAAGAAACAAATGATGCCCCAACGATTCgctcaaaaattcagttaaCCAAAGCCGGCGATGGGTCGCAGACACTGAGTTATGAGGAAGAAGTGATGAGAAAACAAAACGGGAAAGGTGTGATTAAAAGCAAGCAGGAGCCCAGACAAAGAGGGCTGCGCTCAGCTTTCCTGGATTTGCTGAG GAGGATGGACAAAGCAGAATAA